A segment of the Brevundimonas sp. M20 genome:
GGGGCCGCGAGGCGATCCAGCGGGCGGGACCGGCGAAGCCGAAATCGCGGAAGCCGAGGCGGATCAGCTGTTCCTCGTCGCCCTTCGCCTCGGGGTAGAGACGCGCGAGGGCGGCGTCGGGCTTGATCATCTGACCGAACCGCTTGAGGCCGCCGCCGTAGTTGAGCAGGGAATCCTCGCCGCTGTTCACCCCGATCATCAGGGGCACGTCGGCGAAATCGCCCTTCGCCCATGACGAGATCGGGTCACGGGTCAGCAGGCGGCCGTCGATGACCGGGCCGAAGCTGGACTCGATCCCGGTCAGACGCTCGGCGGGCACGGCGCGCAGGGCGGCGGCGTCGGGATCGGTCAGGCCCAGCGCCGTCGCCGTGGCCACGCCCCTCGCCTCGGCCGCCTTCAGCGGCGCTGCGGGGAGCCAGCCGCCGCCGGACTGGACGATGGCCTTGTGGAAGAGCCCCCTCGCCCGCCCCGCCGTCATCAGGGCCAGGATGTCGATGCCGCCGGCGGATTCGCCGAACAGGGTGACGTTGGCGGGGTCGCCTCCGAAGACGGCGATGTTGTCGCGCACCCACTCCAGCACCGCGATCTGGTCCAGCAGGCCCGGCGCGCCCAGCGGCTCATCGGCGGGCGTGGCGGCGGTCAGGGCTGGATGGGCGAAGAAGCCGAGCTGGCCCAGACGGTAGTTGGCGGTGACCAGCACCACGCCGTCGCGGGCGAAGGCGGCCCCGTCATAGAAGGGCAGCGAACCCGCGCCCATCCGGTTCGAGCCGCCGTGCAGCCAGACCATGACCGGCGCGGGCACAGGCGTGGGGCGGTCGCTCACGGGCGCCCAGACGTTCAGGGTCAGGCAGTCCTCGGACGTCGGCGCGGGCGCGCCGCCGATGCTGACGATGTCGGCGACGTCGGAGGGTCCCGCCTGCGGCGGGGCGAGGCCGAAGGTCGCGGCGTCACGCTCGCCCTCCCATGCCGGACAGGGGCGCGGCGCCCGCCAGCGCAGGTCTCCGACCGGGGGCCGGGCATAGGGAATGCCGCGCCAGACATGGGCCGCGCCTTCGCGCCGTCCCCGCACGGCTCCGGCCTGTACGCGCACGACGGGCGCGGCTTCGCCGGTGTTGATCTGGTCCATCCGCTTCCATCCCGGCGCGATCTGCGTCGCGCTCAAGCCGTTCCAATGACGACCCGCACTGTGGCCCGGCAATCCGCGTTTGCAAACATCATTCATGAGAAAATGAAGAATGTTGACAGCGTGGCTGTTCGTGGCCACCGTCCGCCTCAACCAGATCAGCGGCGATCAACGACCGCGTATGGATGAGGAAACAGATTTATGCGGAAGACAGGACAACTGCGTCTGGCGCTGATGAGCAGCGTCTTTCTGGCGGCCCCGCTGTTCGCGGCGCCGGCCATGGCCCAGGACGCGGCCGATGATCAGGAACAGGCCTCGGACCTCGGCGAGGTGGTGGTCACCGCCCGCCGCCGCGAAGAGACGCTGAAGGATGTCCCGGTGGCCGTCACCGCCGTCAGCGCCGAACGGCTGGAGCAGACCGGCGCGGCTGACGTCACGGCCCTGCAGCAGCAGACGCCGAACGCCACGGTGCAGGTCGCGCGCGGCACCAACTCGACCCTGACCACCTTCATCCGCGGCGTCGGCCAGCAGGACCCGCTGTGGGGCTTCGAGCCCGGCGTGGGCCTGTATGTGGACGATGTCTATATCGCCCGTCCGCAGGGCGCGGTGCTGGACATCTTCGACATCCAGCGACTGGAAGTCCTGCGCGGGCCGCAGGGTACCCTGTACGGCCGCAACACCATCGGCGGCGCGATCAAATATGTGACCAAGCGCCTGTCGCAGGAGCCGGAGCTGACCCTGCGCGGCGCCTACGGCAGCTACAACCAGGTCGATCTGATCGCCTCGGGCTCGACCCCGATCACCGACAGCCTGCGGATCGGCGGCGCGGTCGCGCGTTATACCCGCGACGGCTACGGCACGAACCTGACCACGGGCGCCGAGCACTACAACAAGGACGTCACCGCGGCCCGCGTGAGCCTGGAATGGACGCCGACCGACACCCTGTTCTTCCGACTGGCCGGCGACATCACCGAGGACGAGTCCAACGCCCGTCACGGCTATCGCCTCGTCGCGCCGTCGCCGGACAGCGTCTATGACACCCGCGCCGGCATCGGCGACGAGGGCTATGTCCGCACGCGCGGCCTGTCGTTCACGGGCGAATGGCAAGCCACCGACAACCTGACCTTCAAATCGGTCACCGCCTGGCGGGACGGCGACACCAAGGGCGACGGCATCGACTTCGACGGCCTGCCCCAGCCGATTCTCGACATCCCCGGCTACTATGCCGACAGCCAGTTCACCCAGGAGTTCCAGCTGCTGTTCCAGGGCGATCGCTGGAACGGCGTGGCGGGCGTCTTCTACATGGACGCCTCGGCCGAGGGCGCGTTCGACACCGTCATCGGTCTGTATCCCAGCCTGGGCGTCGGCCTGCCGGCGGGTCTGACCACCTATACCGGCGGCAAGGTGGACACCGAGAGCTTCGCCATCTTCGCGGACTTCAGCTACGAGATCACCGACCAGCTTTCGGTCTCGGTCGGCGGCCGCTGGACGCGCGACGAAAAGAGCGTGACCCAGCTGCGCCAGAACTATCTGGGCGTCCGCAGCCCGTTCTTCGGCAACGCGGGGGCCATCCCCGCCGGTCCGCCGGCGACCAATTACAGCGCCTCGGACAGCTATTCGGAGTTCACTCCGCGGGTCAGCGCCAGCTACAGATTCACCCCTGACCTGACGGGCTATGTCTCGTATGGGCGCGGCTTCAAGTCGGGCGGCTTCGACATGCGCGGCGACGCCTCGCTGTATCCGGACACCATCAACGGCTACCAGCCGGAGCTGGTCGACACCTATGAGATCGGCCTGAAGGGTTCGCTGTTCGACCGGCGCGTCAACTTCGCCTCGGCCCTGTTCAAGTCGGAGTACACCGACCAGCAGATCACCTCGCAGTTCTTCATCCCGCCCGCCTCGGTCGTCAGCTTCGTGGACAACGCCGGGTCGAGCGAGATCTGGGGCTGGGAACTGGAAGCCAGCGCGCGGATCACCGACGACTTCATCCCGCGTCTGACGCTGGGTTACCTGGACGCGCAGTTCAACGACTTCGTGACCTTCAACCCGCTGACCGGCCTGCGCGAGAACATGGCCGACCAGCGCAAATTCCAGAATACGCCGGACTGGACCGCCTCGGTGGCCCTCCCCTACAGCGTCGATCTGGACGAGGCGGGCTCGATCATCTTCACCCCGACCGCCTCGTATCGCGGCGCGACCCAGATGTTCGAGACGGCGATTCCGCTGCTCGATCAGGGCTCGTACTGGCTCTATGACGCGACCCTGATGTGGACGGCGGCCGATGGGCGCTACCGCGTCAGCCTGGCCGGCCGGAACCTCGGCGACGAGCGGTATCGGGCCGGCGGCTACAACTTCCCGGGCGCGATCACCGGTGACTCCGTCATCGGCTTCTATGGCGCGCCCCGCACCGTGACCCTGACCCTGACCGCATCCTTCTGAGCGGGCAGGTCCAAACTGCGCCGGGGTTGCGAAAGCGGCCCCGGCGTCCTGTTCCCTGGCCGGGGCCAGGCAGGGGCCTGTCCGGGGAAAGATCCGGGCGGGCTTTTTCGTGCGTCAGCGGGCCCGCGCGCATCACCCGCGCCCGTCGACCAAAGCGCGGCCGACCCTTTGACACGCTTGAGAAGAGGCTGCTAGCTGCGTGCACGCCCCGGGGAGAGACGGACATGATCTCAGGACTGCTGCTCGCCGCCGGCCTGCTCGCCGCATCCGGCCAGACCGCACCGCAAACGGCGCCTCAGACAGCCCCGCAGGCGGCTGAGGCGACCCGACTTGATGATGTCGTCGTCAACGCCGAACGCCTGGCGGAACGCGTGGAGACCTTTGTCGAGGACATCAATTCGCCGCCCGTGAACCGGGGGCCCGCGCGCTGGCGCCGTGAGGTCTGCGTGGGGGTCGCCAATCTGAAGCCGGAGGCCGCCCAGATCATCGCCGACCGGGTATCGGAAGTCGCGGTTCGCTCGGGCCTGGAGGCCGGTGAGCCGGGCTGCAGCCCCAACATCCTGATCGTGGCCACCGATGACGGTGACGCCATGGCCCGCGGACTGGTGGAACGCTCACCCCGGGCCTTCCGACCCGCCTACTCCGGCGCCGCCCGCTCCAGCGAGCAGCTTGAAGCCTTCCTGACCTCGCCCGCGCCGGTGCGCTGGTGGCATGTCAGCATCCCGGTCGCCCGGGACACCGGCCAGATCGCCGTGCGCATCCCCGGATACCTGCCGCCCCTTATCGAGGGCGCGAACAGCCGCATCCGGGCGTCGACCCGCAACGATCTTCTGCGCGCCTTCGTCATCGTCGACCTCGACAGGGCGGCGGGCGTGAGCTTCCAGCAATTGGGAGACTATATCGGCATGGTCGCCATGGCCCAGATTGACCCGGACGCCGACACCGCGGGCTACGACACGGTCCTGAACCTGTTCGACACCGGCCATCCCGTGGATGGAGTCACGGATTGGGACATTTCCTATCTCACGGCGCTGTACGGGGCCGAGCTGAACCGCGCGGCATCGAGGCAGCAGGCCGGCGAGATCGCTTCGAGCATGATCCGTGACCAGCGCCGTCAACAGGACGACGCCTTCTGAGGGTTGCGAAAACGGCCCCGGCGTCCTGTTCCTGCATACTGACCAAGCAAAAGGCCCGCCCGGATCGCTCCGGGCGGGCCTTCGTTTGTGCGGGTCCCCTGCTCCGTGGCTGAAGACTCAGGATGAAACCGCACGCCGGCGACAGGCCTTACGGCGGCGGCGGCTCAGCCGGCGCGTCACACAGCATTGAGACCGGGCACTCCCAGGACCAGTAGAGGAACTGCCCATCCTCGCCATAGTGAGCGTCCCAGTGACAGTTGAGCTCGCAGCCCGGGTCCGAGTCCGCGGTGGCGCTCGCGGGAGCCATCAAGACCCCTGCCGCAAAGAGTGCGACAGCGACGTTCTTCATCATGGTTGTCCTCCTCCGGCGGAAAATCCGCAACAGGAAGTTGTTCCCAATGGTGGAGCTTTAGCAATCCAAGATCACTGAATCGTGAGCTGAAACAACCTTAACGATTGAAAGCCGGGCGCGGTGGCTGACCCGGGACTACAGCCCCAGCTTCGCCTTCAGAATGTCGTTGACGGCGGCCGGGTTGGCCTTGCCGCCGGTCGCCTTCATGACCTGACCGACGAACCAGCCGATGGCCTGCGGCTTCTCGGCGACGGCGGCGGCCTTGTCCGGGTTGGCGGCGATGATTTCATCGACGGCCTTCTCGATGGCGCCCGTGTCGGTCACCTGCTTCAGGCCGTGTTTCTCGACGACCTCGGCGGGCGAGCCCTCGCCGTTCCAGACGTGATCGAAGACTTCCTTGGCGATCTTGGACGAGATGACGTTCGTCTCGATCAGCTCGACCAGCTGGTTGACGTGGGCGGCGGGCAGCGGGTTCTGGCTGAACTCCTTGCCGTCGGCCGCCAGACGGGCCGACAGTTCGTTGGTCACCCAGTTGGACACCAGCTTGGCGTCACGCCCTTTCGCGGCTTCCTCGAAATAGTCGGCCTTGGCCTGATCCGAGATCAGGACCACGGCGTCGTACTGCGACAGGCCGTACTGGCTCATCAGGCGGCGGCGCTTCTCGTCCGGCAGTTCCGGCAGGTTCGCCTTGATCTCGTCGATCCACGCCTGCTCGAGCTCGAGCGGCAGCAGGTCGGGATCGGGGAAGTAGCGATAGTCCATCGCCTCTTCCTTGGAGCGCATCGAGCGCGTCTCGCCGGCGTTCGGATCATAGAGGCGGGTCTCCTGATCGATCTTGCCGCCGTCCTCGATGATCTCGATCTGGCGGCGAGCCTCATACTGGATGGCTTGCGAGATGAAGCGGAACGAGTTGACGTTCTTGATCTCGCAACGGGTGCCCAGGAAGCTGAAGTCGCCGGTTTCCCTGAACTTGTCGTAGTTGCCCGCGCGGCAGACCGAGACGTTCACGTCGGCGCGCAGATTGCCCTTCTCCATGTCCCCGTCGCAGGTGCCCAGGTACATCAGGATGGTGCGGATCTTCTTGACGTAGGCGACGGCCTCTTCCGGCGTGCGGATGTCCGGACGCGAGACGATCTCCATCAGGGCTGTGCCCGCGCGGTTCAGGTCGACGAAGGATTCGGTCGGCGACAGGTCGTGGATCAGCTTGCCCGCGTCCTGTTCCAGATGCAGGCGCTCAATACCGACGTTGAAGAAACTGCCGTCCTCGGCCTCGACCTCGACCACGCCCTCGCCGACGATCGGGTAGAAGAGCTGGCTGATCTGATAGCCGGTGGGCAGATCGGGATAGAAGTAGTTCTTGCGGTCGAACTGGCTGCGCAGGTTGATCTGCGCCTTCAGGCCCAGACCCGATTTCACCGCCTGCTCGACGCAGTGTTTGTTCAGCGTCGGCAGCATGCCGGGGAAGCCCGCGTCGACCAGCGACACCTGCTCGTTCGGACCCGCGCCGAAGCCGACGGCGGCGCCGGAAAACAGCTTGGCCTTCGACGCCACCTGGGCGTGGATTTCCAGCCCCATGACGATTTCCCAATCGCCGGTGCGGCCCTTGATGGTCTTGATAGTCGAAGCAGTGTCGGTCATGCGGTCCAGATGGCCTACCGGCCGTGCGCGGTCAAGAAAACGGCGGGTCGAAATCACCGTGTGACGCGGCTTTGGACGGATCGGGCGTCCTGTCGCGTTCATTGTCTGACGCGAACCACCCGAGGCCCGACATGACCCGCTCCGGACCGCCCTCCCGATCCCGCGACGCCGCCGTGGCCCTGACCCGGTTCGGGCTGGGCGCGAAGCCGGGCGAGATCGACGCGGTGGCGGCGGACCCCAAGGGGTGGTTGGAGGCGCAGGCCCGCCCCGGCGGCGCGCCTGTCCCGGAGGGCGGCTTTGAGACCTCCGAACAGCGCCTGGAAAGTTATCAGGCCTATCTGGCCGAGGCGGCGCAGGTCCGGCGGGCGCGGCGCGCGGGCGAACCGCAGCCCGCGATGACGGGCGAGGCCATGGCCGAGGCGCCGGACACGCAGGCGCAGGCCGCGTTCGACGCCCGGCGCGAAAGCCGACGTGATCTGGTGCGGGACACGGCGGAAGAGTTTCTGGCGCGGGCGCAACTGGGCGCCACGACCGGTGCGGGGTTCGCGGAGCGCTGGACCCTGTTCTGGGCCAACGCCTTCACCGTTTCGGCGACCAAATTCCAGGCGGCGGTCTTCATGGGCCAGTACGAGCGCGAGGCGGTCCGGCCGCATGTGTTCGGCAGGTTCGAGGATCTGGCCCTGGCCGCCGACAGCCATCCGGCCATGCTGCTGTATCTGGATCAGGCGCAGTCGGTCGGACCGAACAGTCAGGCCGGAGAACGGCGGCAGGCGGGGCTGAACGAGAACCTCGCGCGTGAAATCCTGGAGTTGCACACCGTCGGCGCCGACGGCGGCTACACCCAGGCGGACGTGACCGAGTTCGCCCGCGCCCTGACCGGCTGGTCGATCCCGAGGCAGGCGGGCGGCGGTCGGGGTCGCCGCGCGGCGATGCGCGCGGGCCAGCCGGGCGAGAACGGCTTCGCCTTCCTGCCTGTCGTGCATGAACCGGGTGAGCGGAGCGTGATGGGCCGTCGCTATCCGGCGAACGGCGTGGAACAGGGCCGCGCCATCCTGAAGGACCTGTCCAACCGGCCGGAGACCGCGCGGCGGCTGGCCCGGAAGATCGCGGTGCATTTCGTGTCGGATACGCCGTCGCCGGAACTGGTCAGCGCGCTGGAGCGGGCGTGGTCGCAGTCGCGCGGCGATCTGGCGGTCGTCGCCCGGGCGCTGGCGACCCATCCGGACAGCTGGGCGCCCGAGGCGGCCAAGGTGAAGACGCCCTATGAGTTCGTGATCTCGGCGCACCGGGCCATGGGCATGCGGCCGCGCCGGGCGCAGCCGCTTCAGCAGGCGCTGGCGCAGATGGGGCAGCCCGCCTGGGCCGCGCCGTCGCCGGAAGGCTGGCCCGACACCGCCGCCGACTGGGCCGGGCCGGACGCGCTGGTGAAGCGTCTCAACTGGGCCAAGACCGTGGGCGACATGGCTTCCGAAGCCGACGCCGTGGCCATGGCGGACAGTGCTCTGGGCGAGCGCTTGGGCCCGCGCAGCCGACAATTCATCGCCCGCGCCGAAAGCCGGGCCGAGGCCGTCACCCTGTTCCTGATGTCGCCGGAGTTCCAGCGCCGATGACCGATCTGATGATGAACCGTCGCCTGCTGTTGGGCGGCTCCGTGGCCGGGATCGGTCTGGCCTTCGCGGGGCAGACGCGGGCGCAGACCCGCGGGCCGAAGCCCAAGCTGGTCGTCATCGTGGCGCGCGGCGCCATGGACGGCCTGTCGGTCACCGTGCCGACGGGTGATCCCAACTATCGCGCCCTGCGCGGCGGTCTGGCCATCGACAACGCGCCGGCCATGCGGGACGGTTTCGGCCTGCACCCCGCCCTGCCCGGCCTGAAGGCGATGTACGACGCGGGTCAGCTGCGCTTCGCTCCGGCGGCGGCGATCCCGGTGCGGGTGAGGTCTCACTTCGATGCGCAGGATGTGCTGGAGAACGGCGGCGAGGGTCTGCGACAGCAGAACGACGGTTGGCTGAACCGGGCCTTGGCGGCGGCGGGCGGCGGATCGTTCAAGGGGCTGTCGGTCGGGGCGCAGACGCCGCTGATCCTGCGTGGCGCGGCGGAAACCTCCAGCTGGGCGCCCGGCGGTCAGGTGAAGGGCGAGGATCGCATCGCGTCCCTGCTGCAGGACCTCTATGTCGACGACCCGCTGCTGCAGGGCAATCTGGCGCGTGGGCTGGAGACCGAGGCCATGGCCGCCGAGGCAGGCGGAACCTCGCTGCGCCGGAACGACGTCACTGGACTGGGCCAGACTGTTGCGCGGCTGATGACCGGCGACAACGGCGCGGATGTGGTGGCCCTGAGCATCGACGGCTGGGACACCCACGCCCGCCAGAACGGACAGCTCCAGACCCGGCTGACGGGACTGGATCAGGTGATCGGCGGCCTGCACGACGGGCTGCGCGACCAGTGGGCCAACACCATGGTGGTGGTCGCGACCGAGTTCGGACGGACGGCGCGGGCCAACGGCACGCAGGGCACCGACCATGGCACGGGGTCGTCCCTGCTGGTGGCGGGCGGCGCGTTGAAGCCCGGCGGCCTGATCG
Coding sequences within it:
- a CDS encoding DUF1800 family protein, with the protein product MTRSGPPSRSRDAAVALTRFGLGAKPGEIDAVAADPKGWLEAQARPGGAPVPEGGFETSEQRLESYQAYLAEAAQVRRARRAGEPQPAMTGEAMAEAPDTQAQAAFDARRESRRDLVRDTAEEFLARAQLGATTGAGFAERWTLFWANAFTVSATKFQAAVFMGQYEREAVRPHVFGRFEDLALAADSHPAMLLYLDQAQSVGPNSQAGERRQAGLNENLAREILELHTVGADGGYTQADVTEFARALTGWSIPRQAGGGRGRRAAMRAGQPGENGFAFLPVVHEPGERSVMGRRYPANGVEQGRAILKDLSNRPETARRLARKIAVHFVSDTPSPELVSALERAWSQSRGDLAVVARALATHPDSWAPEAAKVKTPYEFVISAHRAMGMRPRRAQPLQQALAQMGQPAWAAPSPEGWPDTAADWAGPDALVKRLNWAKTVGDMASEADAVAMADSALGERLGPRSRQFIARAESRAEAVTLFLMSPEFQRR
- a CDS encoding DUF1501 domain-containing protein gives rise to the protein MTDLMMNRRLLLGGSVAGIGLAFAGQTRAQTRGPKPKLVVIVARGAMDGLSVTVPTGDPNYRALRGGLAIDNAPAMRDGFGLHPALPGLKAMYDAGQLRFAPAAAIPVRVRSHFDAQDVLENGGEGLRQQNDGWLNRALAAAGGGSFKGLSVGAQTPLILRGAAETSSWAPGGQVKGEDRIASLLQDLYVDDPLLQGNLARGLETEAMAAEAGGTSLRRNDVTGLGQTVARLMTGDNGADVVALSIDGWDTHARQNGQLQTRLTGLDQVIGGLHDGLRDQWANTMVVVATEFGRTARANGTQGTDHGTGSSLLVAGGALKPGGLIGDWPTLADNRLFEGRDLAPTIDVRSVFKGVLRDHLGVDRAALDNRVFPGSASEAPTLDGLV
- the gatB gene encoding Asp-tRNA(Asn)/Glu-tRNA(Gln) amidotransferase subunit GatB; the encoded protein is MTDTASTIKTIKGRTGDWEIVMGLEIHAQVASKAKLFSGAAVGFGAGPNEQVSLVDAGFPGMLPTLNKHCVEQAVKSGLGLKAQINLRSQFDRKNYFYPDLPTGYQISQLFYPIVGEGVVEVEAEDGSFFNVGIERLHLEQDAGKLIHDLSPTESFVDLNRAGTALMEIVSRPDIRTPEEAVAYVKKIRTILMYLGTCDGDMEKGNLRADVNVSVCRAGNYDKFRETGDFSFLGTRCEIKNVNSFRFISQAIQYEARRQIEIIEDGGKIDQETRLYDPNAGETRSMRSKEEAMDYRYFPDPDLLPLELEQAWIDEIKANLPELPDEKRRRLMSQYGLSQYDAVVLISDQAKADYFEEAAKGRDAKLVSNWVTNELSARLAADGKEFSQNPLPAAHVNQLVELIETNVISSKIAKEVFDHVWNGEGSPAEVVEKHGLKQVTDTGAIEKAVDEIIAANPDKAAAVAEKPQAIGWFVGQVMKATGGKANPAAVNDILKAKLGL
- a CDS encoding carboxylesterase/lipase family protein, yielding MSATQIAPGWKRMDQINTGEAAPVVRVQAGAVRGRREGAAHVWRGIPYARPPVGDLRWRAPRPCPAWEGERDAATFGLAPPQAGPSDVADIVSIGGAPAPTSEDCLTLNVWAPVSDRPTPVPAPVMVWLHGGSNRMGAGSLPFYDGAAFARDGVVLVTANYRLGQLGFFAHPALTAATPADEPLGAPGLLDQIAVLEWVRDNIAVFGGDPANVTLFGESAGGIDILALMTAGRARGLFHKAIVQSGGGWLPAAPLKAAEARGVATATALGLTDPDAAALRAVPAERLTGIESSFGPVIDGRLLTRDPISSWAKGDFADVPLMIGVNSGEDSLLNYGGGLKRFGQMIKPDAALARLYPEAKGDEEQLIRLGFRDFGFAGPARWIASRPRRSNAWLYAFDYVEDAKRDQKSRADHAAEIFHVFETLDHRPDGSPPASDADRAVSAAMHARWIAFARDGVPGPDWPAYDSRTDDWMVFDHTPGGVLRRGWWKTALDHHERKAKLLILLLRARDRLRTLFSGTRG
- a CDS encoding TonB-dependent receptor; its protein translation is MRKTGQLRLALMSSVFLAAPLFAAPAMAQDAADDQEQASDLGEVVVTARRREETLKDVPVAVTAVSAERLEQTGAADVTALQQQTPNATVQVARGTNSTLTTFIRGVGQQDPLWGFEPGVGLYVDDVYIARPQGAVLDIFDIQRLEVLRGPQGTLYGRNTIGGAIKYVTKRLSQEPELTLRGAYGSYNQVDLIASGSTPITDSLRIGGAVARYTRDGYGTNLTTGAEHYNKDVTAARVSLEWTPTDTLFFRLAGDITEDESNARHGYRLVAPSPDSVYDTRAGIGDEGYVRTRGLSFTGEWQATDNLTFKSVTAWRDGDTKGDGIDFDGLPQPILDIPGYYADSQFTQEFQLLFQGDRWNGVAGVFYMDASAEGAFDTVIGLYPSLGVGLPAGLTTYTGGKVDTESFAIFADFSYEITDQLSVSVGGRWTRDEKSVTQLRQNYLGVRSPFFGNAGAIPAGPPATNYSASDSYSEFTPRVSASYRFTPDLTGYVSYGRGFKSGGFDMRGDASLYPDTINGYQPELVDTYEIGLKGSLFDRRVNFASALFKSEYTDQQITSQFFIPPASVVSFVDNAGSSEIWGWELEASARITDDFIPRLTLGYLDAQFNDFVTFNPLTGLRENMADQRKFQNTPDWTASVALPYSVDLDEAGSIIFTPTASYRGATQMFETAIPLLDQGSYWLYDATLMWTAADGRYRVSLAGRNLGDERYRAGGYNFPGAITGDSVIGFYGAPRTVTLTLTASF